The Petrocella atlantisensis genome has a window encoding:
- a CDS encoding GGDEF domain-containing response regulator gives MEKIFKIMIVEDSKLYQKYLTDLMIKNHYEYICAFNGLEAIGLLRENKPDLILLDVHLPGCSGYDVCKHVRNTPDTYHIPIIFITSNNDQNDIVTGFQLGGNDYVTKPFNETILESRITNQLDHVYNRKLLNSYIQELESINTKLKEEKEHSEYLASRDHLTGLYNRRFIQSTLKELLLDHQLDQTSISLALFDIDDFKLVNDQYGHPCGDYTLNEVVTLIQSKIRDYDYLSRWGGEEFLLVLPHTTKESALPIMERILNTVDAHTFTYDKYSFKLTLTCGLSDFKPNEKYISILNRIDEALYEGKHTGKNRIIIK, from the coding sequence GTGGAAAAGATTTTTAAGATTATGATTGTTGAGGACAGCAAGCTATACCAAAAGTACTTAACGGATCTCATGATCAAAAACCATTATGAATATATATGTGCTTTTAATGGCCTAGAAGCCATAGGCTTATTAAGAGAAAACAAACCTGACTTAATATTGCTGGACGTCCACCTTCCCGGTTGTAGCGGTTACGATGTTTGTAAACATGTCCGTAATACACCTGATACCTATCACATACCGATTATTTTCATTACTTCTAACAATGATCAAAATGATATTGTGACAGGCTTCCAACTGGGAGGCAACGATTATGTCACAAAACCTTTTAATGAAACCATCTTAGAATCTAGAATCACCAATCAACTTGATCATGTCTACAATCGTAAACTTCTAAATAGTTATATTCAAGAGTTAGAATCCATTAATACCAAGCTAAAAGAAGAAAAAGAACACTCCGAATACTTGGCTTCAAGAGACCATTTAACCGGCCTCTATAACCGTCGCTTTATACAATCCACTTTAAAGGAACTTCTACTTGATCATCAACTGGATCAGACTTCAATTTCCCTTGCCTTGTTTGACATTGATGATTTTAAGTTGGTCAATGATCAATACGGTCATCCTTGCGGGGACTATACCTTGAATGAAGTTGTAACACTTATCCAGTCCAAAATTCGTGATTATGATTATTTATCACGATGGGGTGGTGAAGAGTTCTTGTTGGTCTTGCCTCACACCACCAAAGAATCCGCTCTACCTATTATGGAAAGAATCTTAAACACAGTTGATGCACATACCTTCACATATGATAAATATAGTTTCAAGCTAACGCTAACCTGTGGGCTGTCTGATTTCAAGCCCAATGAGAAGTACATATCGATCCTAAACCGTATCGACGAAGCTTTATATGAAGGAAAGCATACCGGCAAAAATAGAATCATTATTAAATAA
- a CDS encoding response regulator, giving the protein MMKRALLVNDSLFESLILKDLLLQLNYEVELADEYDALYQVEQFEPELIVVNYIMHEIRGDQLIEQIKKDKPDMICLLSSSSMIQKDEVKKNILDGVLRTPVSMFTLKDLLRRIDASISKTIMEKKINRREGEERFCDHCNADISAFNLHIVFCPFCGEEL; this is encoded by the coding sequence ATGATGAAAAGAGCCCTATTGGTAAACGATTCCTTATTTGAAAGCTTAATATTAAAAGATCTACTTTTACAGCTTAACTATGAAGTTGAGCTTGCAGACGAGTACGATGCTCTATACCAAGTGGAACAGTTTGAGCCAGAACTCATTGTGGTAAACTATATTATGCATGAAATACGTGGCGACCAGCTTATTGAACAAATAAAAAAGGACAAACCGGATATGATTTGTCTACTTTCTTCAAGCAGTATGATTCAAAAAGATGAAGTTAAGAAAAATATATTAGACGGTGTTTTAAGAACACCGGTAAGCATGTTTACTTTGAAGGATCTCTTAAGGAGAATCGATGCCAGTATTTCAAAAACAATAATGGAGAAAAAAATAAACAGGCGTGAAGGTGAAGAAAGATTCTGTGACCATTGTAATGCTGATATCTCAGCCTTTAACCTTCATATCGTATTTTGTCCCTTCTGTGGTGAAGAACTATAG